The window tttatatgatatGCTTCTTAATAAAAATAGTTCTTGCCATTTCCATCCCAGCACAATGTAGATGCATAGCAAAAGTTAGTTGATTTTGGTCCTTCTTCTAACACTAGTGGTGGGAAATTGGGACAAAGAATGTGTTATTTTGGCCAATACCACTCTTTAAATCTCAGACAATAGCTAAACTGTCAGCTAATTACCCCCTGGACCCCGGGTTTTCACTGGGGCCTTCTTAAAACACAGGATGCCATTAGCACTACATAATTCAAGCAAACAATAATGTGTTTACACTGCCTGACCGCTGACCACCTGTCTTCCCCTCCCACAAGGCAGTTATCTATATATATAGGATTTCTTCATTCATGGTCCTGCAGAAAGTGAGCCTCTCCTTGGGCTTCCCCATCTGTGAATCAGAGAAGAAGCTTGGATGCCCAAAGCATGCATCTCCTACTACTTCAGCTGCTGGTGCTCTTGCCTCTGGCAAAGGCAGGACAGCACCCAGATGGCAGCCAAAGTCAGAGTTCTCTTTCCCTCAGGCCAGTAGAAAGGAATCACAGGGAGCTCCCCACAAGCAACCACGAGGAGGCTGAGGAGAAGCCAGATCTATTTGTCTCCATGCCCCACCTGATAGATGCAGGGATTCCTGCAGCTGAAGACCAGAGGCAGAAAGGGAAGATGCTGTCCATCTATGGCAGGTTCTGGAAGAAACCTGAGAGAGAGCAGCACTCACCCAGGAGCTTGGTCAATGAGCACTTCCTCCCTGAGACCCAGGCCTTCACTCAGCCAGTGAATGGGACAGAAATGGAGAAATCTCTTCGGGAAGAAGCCAAGAAATTCTGGCACCACTTCATGTTCAGAAAGAGCCCGGTGTCTCAGGGTGTCATCCTGCCCATCAAGAGCCATGATGTGCATCGGGAGGCCTGTAGGACAGTACCCTTCAGCCAGGTATGTGTTGTGGGGAAAGGAGAGATAAGTGTTTGCAGGAGGGAGGTGGACAGGTAGgaagggtggggaatggggaaagaGGCTTCCAGGAGACAGAGAATATCCCTCCTCCTAGATTTGGTCTTAGGGCATTCATCCTAGTATTTGGCAAAGCATGGgcatacattttattaaatttcctgCCAAACCACTGTTTCTTGGTTCTGGAAATGATGCAAATATGGTATGATGGTATGGTCAATATCAGTAAAGCTTTTGTGGTGCAGAGCTAAGTTTCATggggctttatttcttttctttttggtggtgGTCTATGCAGAAAGATAAGAGGTACTGTACTCTCAGTTAGGAAATGGGGAATTTAGAGTAATCACCAGAACTTCTCTCTAGCTATATCTCTTCTCCCTATTAAGATAGAGATGAGCAGGTCAACTCCACCTGTAGATAGGGTATAATATATTGAAGCCCTTCCCAAACACCCTCACATACATTCATGATGGTCACAATTCCTGTTTTCCCAGCTAATGACATAATAGGTTCATACAGCATGTTGAGGTCCTTAGGCAAGTTTCCAGATGTGGGGGTGCGAGGAGtttaatggtagaattctcgcctgccatgcaggagatctgggtttaattcccagcctatgcacttccccaaacaaacaaacaaacaaacaaaaacaagacaaacaaaaataacaggacacacatggaaaaagaatgaaatgtgacccctgacatacagcataccaaaaaaaaagtttccatattATTTCTAGTGCTATCATAACTAAAAAAAATAGTGCTATCATAACTAAAAGTATTTTCTCAGGAGCGTTCAAAAAAACCTTCATGTGCAATTACCATCTCTTCTTCTTAGAAATGCCTGTCTCTTAATTCACATAGGCTGATGTGTGGTTATCACGATGAATTCCACACTACTAAGACAAAATGGCATGCTCCTAAATACTTCCTCCAATTCTGGCACCTTCTATATTCCAAATGCTAAATTAATATtgagataatataataataatgtacaATTAGAAAATTGCTCCTAAGAATCTGGCAATCAAATTTCCTTTGAAATTCTTATTTTGAGTCCTattgctaattaaattaaaattaagatatttgATTCTTACATACGTTGAAGAACCCATAAAGCTTGGATGTGTGGGGTTAGGGGAGAGGCAAAGGTGATGTGACACATGATGATTTTCAGCCATATGTGTTGTAACTTTGCTCCATGCAACATCATAAAGTTGATAGTTCTATAGGCCCTGCAAAATAGGATAGAGCTAAACTCAGTATGCTCTGATTATTCTGTGATTAATTAAACAGATATATATTAAGAACCTGCTATGCCAATGCATTGTGAGAGTAGGAAGCAATTcacattatttatataaaaagctAGCAGTAGAATTTTCCCAGTTGATAACATCCCATTAGAGACATTTTCTTAAAGTTTGTCATTTAAAAGGTAGAGTAAAAGACTTTCATATCAGCATAGGCATTTCCTAAAGGCTAATGTATTAATTTACTCAAAAAAGAAAGTTTAGTTGAGATGCCTCTATGACCTTATGAATACCATCTTTTAGATAGTGGGGAGATATATTGAAAATtggaaagctttttaaattttagtctaAATTATCCTCAGACTTATTGTCTATGGCCTATAGTATGCTGTACAGAGAA of the Tamandua tetradactyla isolate mTamTet1 chromosome 2, mTamTet1.pri, whole genome shotgun sequence genome contains:
- the CER1 gene encoding cerberus, coding for MHLLLLQLLVLLPLAKAGQHPDGSQSQSSLSLRPVERNHRELPTSNHEEAEEKPDLFVSMPHLIDAGIPAAEDQRQKGKMLSIYGRFWKKPEREQHSPRSLVNEHFLPETQAFTQPVNGTEMEKSLREEAKKFWHHFMFRKSPVSQGVILPIKSHDVHREACRTVPFSQTITHEDCEKVVVQNNLCFGKCGSVRPPAAAQHSQPSCSHCLPTKFSTVHLSLNCTRLAPVVKAVMLVEECQCKENTEHGSRHLLQSASQAEFHAQDSFIPGFST